tattttttgcaagtttggtgcaaattttattaatttctttttcagaTGAATCTGTTGTAACATTTCCACAAACAATAGAATACGTACTAGTCTTTTGGTCACCAGTCaacgctttaaaaaatttttctgaagGTAATTCATCTACATCAGATTCTGTCATGTTGAACACATACAAAACTAATTAATAttgtgctgttttttttaggTAACAATgtcatatattatataatgatcttttgaatgtacataaaaaggaagatgaattaattatttaaaagaaaagaaataatatgCATTATTTATCAGTACACAAAGTTCTCATCAAAtttgtatatgtgtgtattagattaaaaagtaaaatttccAAGTTGTTGAGTATTTacatttgacaaaaaaaaaaaattaatccaATCATCAGTGTTGTGTATTctaatattaattttgtaatatacACAAATCGTTCGTAAGGATAATCATATCtttatattcattaatgAGAAACTAATTATagtataagttttttttgcacaaaatgatATTAATAATGAAACAAGCGTAAACGAACGGAATAATTTCATGATTGAAAGAATAACAGAACGAAAAGGTAGCATCATCCAGATAACTGATAGGAAGATATTTAAATACGCCTTAGAGTTGTAAAAGTGTATACTCATTTCGATTTTGTACAATGATACATTAAAGTGGAAATGTGAATTTACTGGGATTTTATTCAATGATATCATGAAATTGAACTCGTtcaggaggaaaaaaaaaaaaaaaaaaaaataatattaattttgcAATATATACAAATCGTTCGTAAGGATAATCATAACtttatattcattaatgAGAAACTAATTATagtataagttttttttgcacaaaacgATATTAATAATGAAACAAGCGTAAACGAACGGAATAATTTCATGATTGAAAGAATCACAGAACGAAAAGGTAGTATCATCCGGATAGCTGATAGGAAGATATTTAAATACGCCTTAGAGTTGTAAAAGTGTATAATCATTTCGATTTTGTACAATGATACATTAAAGTGGAAATGTGAATTTACTGTGATTTCATTCAATGATATCGTGAAATTGAACTcgttcaggaaaaaaaaaaaaaagaaagtatatttaataaacaaaaattttacataatttacaaaagggacaaagtaaaaaatcATTGACAGAAAATATTaggaataaattataaatattattcccTAAAATGTTATATAATGGGGATGTGTTCAATTACGAAATTATATTTGCATGTATGAAActattttttgtacaaacgTAACAATTATCACTCAAATGAGTGATAAGAAGTGTGACGATGCACATAAATCAATATGTGGGGAGATTAATTAGGATGATGCAAGAAGAAATCAAaccatataaataaatacacagATGTGAAAGGTTAAACGTTACAAATAATGTGTAACTAGAGATAATTCCTTAAAAGGGATGAACCCATGGAAAATCACAAGTACgtgaaaatgataaaaatataatgtcaaaatgttttttatttttcacgaatattgcataaaaaaaatattgtacgAAGAGTTAATATATTGCATAAATCAAAACGTTAAATGGTAAATGTCaaatgaaggggaaaaaaaagtgaaatatgtatcattataaataattacagaaataaaaaagctaaTGTTTTATTCACATGGAAGACTAATTGAAATGTATGACTTggcatgcacatgtaaatCCACTAATTTGTAAGtttaaagatgaaaaaacaCTGCAACATAACTGTGACACAGATGTAGCAGAATTGTttacatattaaataaagttgtaataaaaatttcatcacaTTAATTggatatgtatatataacaacttcgttcatttttaacaatggAGGACCACTTGTGAAATGGTGGCATATGTACTAAACGAAATGGTAAACGTTATGAAATAATTGgctaaaatatttgtaaaaataacttATTTGGAGGGGCattactataaaaatattgaatggACACGTGTACAGAAAAatgctaataaaaaaacatcaaaatatgtgcatttgAAAGggcataatttatttatgataTAGATACTTGCAGaggaaaatgttaaaatttttagaaagttgtaaaaaggaaatattttataaaaaatgtagttatcattattattaaaaatatagtgcTAAAGAAAGGTTTAAACAACGCTAATGATAAAGgttcaaatattttaaggagtaaaaaatgaacaatctTTTAATAAAGGGATAGAAAAATCCTTACTCCGATTTACTTGTTGCATACAGATTTATAtgagtttttaaaatgggttCCGAACAGTTGTTAGTAAACGTATAGCATTTATAATGTGCACTATAAAATGTGAGCAAAACGAACTGTTCTAAagattaaattaaattatactGGAATATCATTATGCAGGAGAGGATAATTGCATAAAATAGTGGAATACGGAATGTGATCCCAcgcatttttgcacaaaaaatatgtgcgtAATTCCACGAAGGGTTATTGTTATtcaatttaatatttttttatcttttaaatattcttaaattttctttcttcgTAGGAGCAAATATTTTGGTAGCAAATAtatgcgaattttttttccgcgacGAAAGATCATATTGGGTATGGCAACAATTTTGCACTTACGAGTTAGGGATTATATTAATGAATactaaaaaatggcaatatATGTTNNNNNNNNNNNNNNNNNNNNNNNNNNNNNNNNNNNNNNNNNNNNNNNNNNNNNNNNNNNNNNNNNNNNNNNNNNNNNNNNNNNNNNNNNNNNNNNNNNNNNNNNNNNNNNNNNNNNNNNNNNNNNNNNNNNNNNNNNNNNNNNNNNNNNNNNNNNNNNNNNNNNNNNNNNNNNNNNNNNNNNNNNNNNNNNNNNNNNNNNNNNNNNNNNNNNNNNNNNNNNNNNNNNNNNNNNNNNNNNNNNNNNNNNNNNNNNNNNNNNNNNNNNNNNNNNNNNNNNNNNNNNNNNNNNNNNNNNNNNNNNNNNNNNNNNNNNNNNNNNNNNNNNNNNNNNNNNNNNNNNNNNNNNNNNNNNNNNNNNNNNNNNNNNNNNNNNNNNNNNNNNNNNNNNNNNNNNNNNNNNNNNNNNNNNNNNNNNNNNNNNNNNNNNNNNNNNNNNNNNNNNNNNNNNNNNNNNNNNNNNNNNNNNNNNNNNNNNNNNNNNNNNNNNNNNNNNNNNNNNNNNNNNNNNNNNNNNNNNNNNNNNNNNNNNNNNNNNNNNNNNNNNNNNNNNNNNNNNNNNNNNNNNNNNNNNNNNNNNNNNNNNNNNNNNNNNNNNNNNNNNNNNNNNNNNNNNNNNNNNNNNNNNNNNNNNNNNNNNNNNNNNNNNNNNNNNNNNNNNNNNNNNNNNNNNNNNNNNNNNNNNNNNNNNNNNNNNNNNNNNNNNNNNNNNNNNNNNNNNNNNNNNNNNNNNNNNNNNNNNNNNNNNNNNNNNNNNNNNNNNNNNNNNNNNNNNNNNNNNNNNNNNNNNNNNNNNNNNNNNNNNNNNNNNNNNNNNNNNNNNNNNNNNNNNNNNNNNNNNNNNNNNNNNNNNNNNNNNNNNNNNNNNNNNNNNNNNNNNNNNNNNNNNNNNNNNNNNNNNNNNNNNNNNNNNNNNNNNNNNNNNNNNNNNNNNNNNNNNNNNNNNNNNNNNNNNNNNNNNNNNNNNNNNNNNNNNNNNNNNNNNNNNNNNNNNNNNNNNNNNNNNNNNNNNNNNNNNNNNNNNNNNNNNNNNNNNNNNNNNNNNNNNNNNNNNNNNNNNNNNNNNNNNNNNNNNNNNNNNNNNNNNNNNNNNNNNNNNNNNNNNNNNNNNNNNNNNNNNNNNNNNNNNNNNNNNNNNNNNNNNNNNNNNNNNNNNNNNNNNNNNNNNNNNNNNNNNNNNNNNNNNNNNNNNNNNNNNNNNNNNNNNNNNNNNNNNNNNNNNNNNNNNNNNNNNNNNNNNNNNNNNNNNNNNNNNNNNNNNNNNNNNNNNNNNNNNNNNNNNNNNNNNNNNNNNNNNNNNNNNNNNNNNNNNNNNNNNNNNNNNNNNNNNNNNNNNNNNNNNNNNNNNNNNNNNNNNNNNNNNNNNNNNNNNNNNNNNNNNNNNNNNNNNNNNNNNNNNNNNNNNNNNNNNNNNNNNNNNNNNNNNNNNNNNNNNNNNNNNNNNNNNNNNNNNNNNNNNNNNNNNNNNNNNNNNNNNNNNNNNNNNNNNNNNNNNNNNNNNNNNNNNNNNNNNNNNNNNNNNNNNNNNNNNNNNNNNNNNNNNNNNNNNNNNNNNNNNNNNNNNNNNNNNNNNNNNNNNNNNNNNNNNNNNNNNNNNNNNNNNNNNNNNNNNNNNNNNNNNNNNNNNNNNNNNNNNNNNNNNNNNNNNNNNNNNNNNNNNNNNNNNNNNNNNNNNNNNNNNNNNNNNNNNNNNNNNNNNNNNNNNNNNNNNNNNNNNNNNNNNNNNNNNNNNNNNNNNNNNNNNNNNNNNNNNNNNNNNNNNNNNNNNNNNNNNNNNNNNNNNNNNNNNNNNNNNNNNNNNNNNNNNNNNNNNNNNNNNNNNNNNNNNNNNNNNNNNNNNNNNNNNNNNNNNNNNNNNNNNNNNNNNNNNNNNNNNNNNNNNNNNNNNNNNNNNNNNNNNNNNNNNNNNNNNNNNNNNNNNNNNNNNNNNNNNNNNNNNNNNNNNNNNNNNNNNNNNNNNNNNNNNNNNNNNNNNNNNNNNNNNNNNNNNNNNNNNNNNNNNNNNNNNNNNNNNNNNNNNNNNNNNNNNNNNNNNNNNNNNNNNNNNNNNNNNNNNNNNNNNNNNNNNNNNNNNNNNNNNNNNNNNNNNNNNNNNNNNNNNNNNNNNNNNNNNNNNNNNNNNNNNNNNNNNNNNNNNNNNNNNNNNNNNNNNNNNNNNNNNNNNNNNNNNNNNNNNNNNNNNNNNNNNNNNNNNNNNNNNNNNNNNNNNNNNNNNNNNNNNNNNNNNNNNNNNNNNNNNNNNNNNNNNNNNNNNNNNNNNNNNNNNNNNNNNNNNNNNNNNNNNNNNNNNNNatcaagtgaaaaaaatatctatttttggaatattataaatgcattttgcctgctactattttttcttcacataaaatttgttttttcctagTCTACATTTAGCCATTTTGcgtaaagaaaatataatgaaattgCTCTTTAACACCTCTTTATGAGATAGTGACGATCGATTCCTTTTTAACACGAAACAGAAATGAATGTACATAATCGTAAGAGCGCCATTTTTATGCTCATTATGCGTAAATAACATATTAGGATAGAAGTGACAAATGtctattttgttaaaaatagaaCTTCACAattatttattgttttataGCATTTCTTTCATCACGTGACACCTTCAAAGAGtagtataaaaattttatgaataaaaaattacataaatgtatattttacgTGTAACATAATAAAGTCAAgttttcttctattttttcatgcCCCAGAAATTTCTATATCATAAGACATGAACTGTATTTACAATGTAGACATAATAGCTGAAAATAGGTCTTACTAAGAAAAGGCTATTTCTAATGtcaaattaataaaaatcaaTAGGCGATGTATGAATAGGTTATAGCTTGTCATTatgtatttacatatataaatgcaaGATTACTATATTTCCACAATCTATTAAAATGTCTCTCTATAGTATTGACttcttaaattttaaatataatgaagtatgtaattattttttcttaatataatgtaataaaaaattatcattttaatAAAGCACATCTTACAATGTTAAATaaacattcattttttaaaatgtgcatttAACTGTTTGCATAACTCCTTTAATGTGTTTATTTTACAGGacaataaatttgaaaagttGTATTCgcaaaaaatacataaagcATTGAAGAAAGATGTAATAAATGCGGATTATGATCAATATTGCCCAGATATAAATCTGcatgaaacagaaaaaaatgttgttaaAAATCTTTGTAAAAACATTATATTCAATTTGAATGAATTATTGAATGTTAAAGATATAGGGGAAAATAATAGAGAgcgttttttaaatgtaaaatacTGAATCTATGCAGAACTAATAAAactattaaataaaaatgactaTTATAATAACCGTGAATCccttattaattattttagtaATTCAGAAACTAAGACTTGTAATGAATTAATTAATTCCAAACACTTATGCTTAGTAGAAATTGATAATGACAtaaacgaattgaaaaaaaaaggtactaCTATACgactattttaaaaattatcatagtcttattaaatggaaaattcTTCTGATAAAGAATAATGTGAAAACTATTCGGCATATATTAAGTCTATTATTccacaatataaaaaaataaaaaagagtgATTGTTGTGGCATTAAATATTTGGATTGTGaagattattttaaatgtgaagaagagTATAATCCAAAAAGGATTTTAAAGAAGATACGTTGTAATGGTGAACAAACAGAAGACCTCCCCGAAAATAAAGCAATTAAGgatgaaatagaaaatgGAGCTTCAACACCATTCAGTGACCTAAAATTTCACTATTTTAGTTGTGTTGTAATTCAAAAgaaagagggggaggagggtgAAATTAGATCATGTTATGTACGTccattttacaaatatactTACCCATCTGATGTTGAATCTGAAATCTCAGATTAAACTTCAGCTGAGGGTTCTGTAAATGGTGCAGATGGTGTAGTAGAAGTTTCTGGAAATGTAGCAGTAAGTGCTAGTGCAAatgaaggagagaaaaattgtAAGGCTTGAAATTTAGTAAGGGGCGCCAATGGAATGTGTGAAGAGCCAGAAGTGCGTGGTAAATGGAGCCATAGGATTCAAGGGGGGAAATAGTGAACCTATAAACACAGTTACCTTCGATCTAAATGTATTTAATAAACTGTTTTCCAATTCTAaagataatatattaaaagataCTATATTCCGAACTTTTGCTGTCGGTGGTTTATTAGTAGGAGTCCTGCTCATACGCTTTGCCTATTATGaagtaatttaaaaattttgtcttaaaaaatgtaaatatattttattttgaagttATAGAA
This sequence is a window from Plasmodium cynomolgi strain B DNA, chromosome 3, whole genome shotgun sequence. Protein-coding genes within it:
- a CDS encoding VIR-like CYIR protein (putative); translation: MSLYSIDFLNFKYNEDNKFEKLYSQKIHKALKKDVINADYDQYCPDINLHETEKNVVKNLCKNIIFNLNELLNVKDIGENNRERFLNVKY